A genomic region of Candidatus Bipolaricaulota bacterium contains the following coding sequences:
- a CDS encoding L-fucose/L-arabinose isomerase family protein: MDKRKVGIMTFSDGRESVHKELEGLNLEFQGKLAAALEATGEVEPVVAREIVWTAELARNEAQRLANEGCELTIFNFAVWSFPHLAAIASRFAPGPFLLFSNINPRYPGMVGMLASAGALDQIGALHGRISGDIGDERVLRRVMAFIRAGSAVARLRGETYGLFGGRPMGMYTAVANTDQWMSLFGIDVEHIDQYEIVRRSGEASDDEVERAFAWLTEKVGKIHYDGKQLTPEKLKLQIRSYIAVREMAKEKRLDFLGIKGQPELTDNFVTMDVTEAFLNDPYDWNGPKEPIVTATEADMDGALTMEILKHITGAPVMFADLRHYDESIGAFDLCNSGNHPTYFANRSYDPDENLPQVEFYPQGFYFPAGGASVRHIAAPGRVTLARLARRRGEYWLAIVPGEFIELPKDKAEEKAQATQIEWPHAFTRFEVAPEEFLAEYDSNHIHAAYGDWTEELIWTARMLGIRYRVFA, encoded by the coding sequence GGAGGCGACCGGTGAAGTTGAGCCAGTAGTGGCACGGGAGATCGTCTGGACCGCGGAGCTGGCGAGAAACGAGGCGCAGCGGCTGGCGAACGAGGGCTGCGAGCTCACGATCTTCAACTTCGCGGTGTGGAGCTTCCCCCACCTGGCGGCAATCGCCTCCCGGTTCGCTCCCGGTCCGTTCTTGCTGTTCTCCAACATCAACCCACGATATCCGGGGATGGTCGGGATGCTTGCCTCCGCCGGCGCGCTCGATCAGATCGGGGCGTTGCACGGCCGCATCTCCGGCGACATCGGGGACGAGCGCGTACTGCGCCGGGTGATGGCGTTCATCCGCGCCGGTTCGGCCGTGGCCCGGCTGCGGGGGGAGACCTACGGCCTGTTCGGCGGCCGGCCGATGGGGATGTACACCGCAGTGGCCAACACCGATCAGTGGATGAGCCTATTCGGGATCGACGTCGAACACATCGATCAGTACGAGATTGTCCGTCGGTCCGGTGAAGCATCGGATGACGAAGTGGAGCGCGCGTTCGCCTGGCTCACGGAGAAGGTGGGGAAGATCCACTACGACGGAAAGCAGCTCACCCCGGAGAAGCTGAAGCTCCAGATCAGAAGCTACATTGCGGTGCGCGAGATGGCGAAGGAGAAGCGGCTCGACTTCCTCGGGATCAAGGGACAGCCCGAGCTCACTGACAACTTCGTCACCATGGACGTAACCGAGGCGTTCCTGAACGATCCCTACGACTGGAACGGGCCGAAGGAGCCGATCGTCACCGCCACCGAGGCCGACATGGACGGGGCGCTCACCATGGAGATCCTGAAACACATCACCGGGGCCCCGGTCATGTTCGCCGATCTGCGCCACTACGACGAATCCATCGGCGCGTTCGACCTGTGCAACTCCGGCAATCACCCCACCTACTTCGCCAATCGTTCCTACGATCCGGACGAAAACCTTCCCCAGGTCGAGTTCTATCCGCAGGGATTCTACTTCCCGGCCGGCGGGGCGTCGGTCCGCCACATCGCCGCTCCGGGACGGGTGACCCTCGCCCGCCTCGCCCGCCGCAGGGGGGAGTACTGGCTGGCGATCGTTCCGGGCGAGTTCATCGAACTACCGAAGGATAAAGCGGAGGAGAAGGCGCAAGCGACCCAGATCGAGTGGCCGCATGCGTTCACCCGGTTTGAGGTCGCACCGGAGGAGTTCCTGGCCGAGTACGACTCGAACCACATCCACGCCGCCTACGGGGACTGGACCGAGGAACTGATCTGGACGGCGCGGATGCTCGGGATCCGCTACCGCGTGTTCGCCTGA